From the genome of Bacteroidales bacterium:
TGAAAGCTGGAACGATTATGCTATTGCCGATAAACGGAGCAAACCGTCCACCAAAGGTGGCATGAGGGAGATCATCCGGCGCGAACGGAAAGTGGAGTTGGCACTGGAAGGGCAGGATTACTGGGACAGGAAACGGTGGAAAACGGCGCATAGGGAACTGAACCGTAATATACAGGGATGGAATGTTACAGTAGAGGATGCTAATCCGAATGCCTATTATAAGCCGGTTACTGTTTATACGCAAAGGTTTACCGTACGAGATTACTTTGCCCCCATTCCCGAGGAAGATCTGACCAATAATCCGCAATTGGTACAAAATCCCGGATGGTAATATTTAAAACCTCAAAAACGAAATAATATGAAAACAAGAATATTATATATTGCCAGTTTAATGTTTCTGTTTCTTTCCTGTACGGAAAAAAAACTGGACCCGATTAATTCTTCGACCGGAAAACCGGCACCGGTATCCGATGTACAGGCAGAGCCGATTCCAGGCGGAGCGTTGGTATCTTTTACAGTACCGCAGGATGACAATGTATTGTCCGTAAAAGCCATATATACTTTGACCAACGGAACACAACGGGAAGCGATAACGTCTTTTTACGGAAACAATCTGAAAATAGAGGGATATAATGATGTTTCGGAACACGAAGCATTGTTATATACCGTCAGTCGTGCTCAGGAACTGTCCGAACCGGTATCCGTAAAATTCACGCCGCAGGAATCACCTTTAAGCAGAGCTGCCGCATCGGTAAGCATCTCCAGTGATTTTGGAGGAGCTTATTTTTCGTGGAAAAATGACGATAAAGTATTGCTTACGGTTGAGATGCTGGCTGCAGCTGATAACGGAGAAATGCAAACAGCCAGGATCGTAACGTCCACGCTTGATTCGGCTTTCTTTAGCATTCGTGGTTACGATCCGACACCCAGAAAATTCGGCATTGTTTTTACGGATAACTGGGACAATGTTTCGGACACCATTTATCCTACAGACGGTACCATTACGCCCTGGCTTGAGTCTAAGTTTGACAAAAAGCTTTGGTCTGTATACAAAATTAATGGCAATTATCTTTCAGGTGATGCAACATTTGTTAACTGGGAAGGTAGGGATGAGTATATGTTTGATGACAATATAGATACATACGGACACAGTTATTCCGGATCACTTCCCGTCAGCATTACCATAGACATCGGTAAAGAATCAAGATTGAGCCGTGTGCTTTTCTTCCAGCGATTGTATAATAACCTCTATTACCTTTGGGGAAATCCCAGACGGATT
Proteins encoded in this window:
- a CDS encoding DUF4959 domain-containing protein, encoding MKTRILYIASLMFLFLSCTEKKLDPINSSTGKPAPVSDVQAEPIPGGALVSFTVPQDDNVLSVKAIYTLTNGTQREAITSFYGNNLKIEGYNDVSEHEALLYTVSRAQELSEPVSVKFTPQESPLSRAAASVSISSDFGGAYFSWKNDDKVLLTVEMLAAADNGEMQTARIVTSTLDSAFFSIRGYDPTPRKFGIVFTDNWDNVSDTIYPTDGTITPWLESKFDKKLWSVYKINGNYLSGDATFVNWEGRDEYMFDDNIDTYGHSYSGSLPVSITIDIGKESRLSRVLFFQRLYNNLYYLWGNPRRIIVYGRKDAPATGNWDEWTELIDYTMEKPSGTSDDFTVNTDEDITAALNGHEISFPISSDTYRYLRFRFMTSWENRPYVHPAEITLYGEYAE